One part of the Mariniflexile litorale genome encodes these proteins:
- a CDS encoding alkene reductase encodes MTKEYLLQNFNNIKDLPLANRVVMAPMTRSRANNEGNVPTNDLHGLYYEQRASAGLIITEGSQVSKQAVGYINTPGIYSKEQVEGWKKVTERVHKKHGKIFIQLWHVGRISHPDFHDGNLPLAPSAINAHAKVFTPNGEKNTVTPKAMTKEDIQQTIEDFKNAALNAVEANFDGVEIHSSNGYLFHQFFNKTSNNRTDAYGGSIENRARFFFEVLDAIKEVLAEKKIGVRFNPSLHGIFGMEMDEETIPTFEYIVKKLNDYNLAYIHLSEPFNDVSDISYAVEHIAEHFRPLYHGTLMINAGFDEASGDAVLEEGNADLVAFGKLYISNPDLVERFTLNKAMAEWDEDTFYVPGPKGYIDYPRITPELNNIKSNI; translated from the coding sequence ATGACAAAAGAATATTTACTACAAAATTTTAACAATATAAAAGATTTACCTTTAGCAAATAGAGTGGTTATGGCTCCCATGACTAGAAGTCGTGCCAATAATGAAGGTAACGTGCCTACAAATGATTTGCACGGGTTATACTATGAACAAAGAGCATCGGCAGGCCTCATTATTACTGAAGGGTCTCAAGTATCAAAGCAAGCCGTAGGCTATATAAATACACCGGGTATTTATAGTAAAGAACAAGTGGAAGGTTGGAAAAAAGTAACGGAGCGGGTTCATAAAAAGCATGGTAAAATCTTTATTCAATTATGGCATGTGGGGCGTATTTCACATCCCGATTTTCACGATGGAAATTTACCCCTAGCACCGTCTGCAATTAATGCCCATGCCAAGGTGTTTACACCAAATGGTGAGAAAAACACAGTGACCCCAAAGGCAATGACTAAAGAAGACATACAACAAACCATTGAAGATTTTAAAAATGCAGCTTTAAATGCTGTAGAAGCGAATTTTGATGGTGTAGAAATCCATTCTTCTAATGGCTATTTATTTCACCAATTTTTTAACAAAACTTCTAACAATCGAACAGATGCATATGGAGGAAGTATTGAAAATAGAGCTCGGTTTTTCTTTGAAGTTTTAGATGCTATAAAAGAAGTTTTAGCAGAAAAAAAGATTGGTGTACGTTTTAACCCATCATTACATGGTATCTTTGGAATGGAAATGGATGAAGAAACAATACCTACATTCGAGTACATTGTAAAAAAACTAAATGATTATAATTTAGCATATATCCACCTATCGGAACCGTTTAATGATGTTTCTGATATTTCGTATGCCGTAGAACATATTGCTGAACATTTTAGACCCCTATACCATGGTACATTAATGATTAATGCTGGTTTTGATGAAGCTTCGGGTGATGCCGTTTTAGAAGAAGGCAATGCCGATTTAGTAGCGTTTGGTAAATTATATATTTCAAATCCAGATTTAGTAGAACGATTTACACTTAATAAAGCCATGGCTGAATGGGATGAAGATACGTTTTATGTTCCAGGCCCCAAAGGATATATTGATTACCCTAGAATAACTCCAGAACTAAACAATATTAAAAGCAACATATAG
- a CDS encoding helix-turn-helix transcriptional regulator, whose product MNCIKEILDAKGIKQVWLSEKLGKSYNMVNSYVQNRSQPSLEILNEIAEILDVDVKDLVVSNKSKI is encoded by the coding sequence ATGAATTGCATTAAAGAAATATTAGATGCTAAAGGAATTAAACAAGTTTGGTTATCTGAAAAACTTGGAAAAAGCTATAATATGGTGAATTCTTATGTTCAAAATAGGTCACAACCTAGTCTAGAAATTTTGAATGAAATTGCTGAAATTTTAGATGTAGACGTAAAAGATTTAGTTGTGTCAAATAAAAGCAAAATTTAA
- a CDS encoding sensor histidine kinase — MSKIPFKVSARTAKLIGLENFSNEEGAIIELVKNTYDADSANCILLFDLVYTETLNKEGERLFQTDKQNSKIYIIDNGVGMTKDIISNQWMTIGTDDKLYQHLSDNGRVKTGAKGIGRFALNRLGLITELLTISKKTSEGLFWKVNWSDFDQTGTTVSEVEADLENRDNLNLKTEILNKFSDNERLIKLLNKSSFDTGTIIEISELNDNWESDQLNNLFSNLEMLLPPKEQSDFEIHLFSNTDGENFGKVKTVYYDDYDYKLEAKYKGNEDGNVEVIISRNELDIESIENRYSEVFDFDPMKKHPYRLEDFRKKSITITKPLSSILSKDVDFNLISKVGKFNFSFYFLKNTISDDKQDGDLKKYPYKSFSSASRKAWLKRFGGVKIFRDDFRIRPYGENGQDWLKLGERQSQSPGGAGQRLGGYRIRPNQIAGTINISRLDNLSFQDKSGREGIIENDVFLLFENIIKELISFFEKDRNTIMYHFSELNKKKNKEAEAKRKAQEEAERIRKEKEDKENGQEGEKSTDSSSSTNTEETLAEGVEILTRELDEKDEEIRLLRNLASVGLIISSFAHEVKSLRSRLIPRTSFLLRELKIHLNEKELDKLLDKDDNPFYMIKLIQEEDTKLKHWLEYSLNTLKRDKRERSNLNFGDYFEKFKSTWSKALEQRNIKINLKGNNDSANVIRAFEVDMDSIFNNLLSNSMNYLKGVKGKQKLIEIEWGKIGDNIEIKFSDNGKGLDEQYVDNPEEIFKLLESSKKDKKGDTIGTGLGLYIVKSIIEEYNNSSISIIGIKEGLKHKIKFKTR, encoded by the coding sequence ATGTCGAAAATACCATTTAAAGTATCAGCGAGAACAGCTAAACTAATTGGATTAGAGAACTTCTCAAATGAAGAAGGAGCAATAATTGAATTAGTTAAAAACACTTATGATGCTGATAGCGCTAACTGTATTTTATTATTTGATTTAGTTTATACTGAAACTTTAAATAAAGAAGGTGAAAGACTTTTTCAAACGGATAAACAAAACAGTAAAATATATATAATTGATAATGGAGTAGGAATGACAAAAGATATCATTTCTAATCAATGGATGACCATCGGAACTGATGACAAACTGTATCAACATTTATCTGACAACGGAAGAGTAAAAACTGGAGCAAAAGGGATTGGAAGATTTGCGTTAAATAGACTTGGATTAATTACTGAATTATTAACTATTTCTAAAAAAACGAGCGAAGGTCTTTTTTGGAAGGTTAATTGGAGTGATTTTGACCAAACAGGTACAACGGTTTCAGAAGTGGAAGCCGATTTAGAAAATAGAGATAATTTAAATCTAAAGACTGAAATACTTAATAAGTTTTCTGATAATGAAAGACTTATAAAACTGTTAAATAAATCATCTTTTGATACAGGAACTATAATAGAAATTTCTGAATTGAATGATAATTGGGAGTCTGATCAATTAAATAATCTATTTAGTAATTTAGAAATGCTTCTCCCTCCAAAAGAACAATCTGATTTTGAAATACATTTGTTTTCAAATACTGATGGCGAAAATTTTGGAAAAGTAAAAACTGTTTATTACGATGATTATGATTACAAGTTAGAAGCAAAATATAAAGGAAATGAAGATGGGAATGTTGAAGTTATAATTTCAAGAAATGAATTAGACATTGAATCTATTGAAAATAGATATTCTGAAGTTTTTGATTTTGACCCAATGAAAAAGCATCCATACCGTCTAGAAGACTTTAGAAAAAAATCAATTACAATTACAAAACCTTTGAGCTCAATATTGTCGAAAGATGTTGATTTTAATCTAATTTCTAAAGTTGGGAAGTTCAATTTTAGTTTTTATTTCTTAAAAAACACAATATCAGATGATAAACAAGATGGTGACCTTAAAAAATATCCATATAAAAGTTTCAGTAGCGCAAGTAGAAAAGCATGGTTGAAAAGATTCGGAGGCGTAAAAATTTTTAGAGATGATTTCAGAATAAGACCCTATGGAGAAAATGGGCAAGATTGGTTAAAATTAGGAGAGCGTCAATCTCAAAGTCCAGGAGGTGCTGGACAAAGGCTAGGAGGTTATCGTATTCGACCTAATCAAATTGCAGGAACTATTAATATTTCTAGATTGGATAACTTAAGTTTCCAAGACAAATCGGGTCGAGAAGGTATAATAGAAAATGATGTTTTCTTGCTCTTTGAAAATATTATTAAAGAACTAATTTCATTTTTTGAAAAGGATAGAAATACTATAATGTATCACTTTTCTGAATTGAATAAAAAGAAAAATAAAGAAGCTGAAGCAAAGAGAAAAGCTCAAGAAGAAGCAGAAAGAATAAGAAAAGAAAAAGAAGATAAAGAGAACGGTCAAGAAGGTGAAAAATCAACTGATAGTTCAAGTTCTACAAATACAGAAGAGACATTAGCAGAAGGTGTCGAAATACTTACTAGAGAACTTGATGAAAAGGATGAAGAAATACGCCTTTTAAGGAATCTTGCGAGTGTTGGTTTGATAATTTCTTCTTTTGCTCACGAAGTAAAAAGTCTTAGGTCAAGGCTGATTCCGCGTACATCATTTCTGTTAAGAGAACTAAAGATTCATTTAAATGAGAAAGAATTAGATAAATTATTAGATAAGGATGATAATCCTTTCTATATGATTAAACTAATACAGGAAGAAGATACAAAACTTAAGCATTGGTTAGAGTATTCTTTAAATACATTGAAACGAGATAAAAGAGAACGAAGTAATCTAAATTTTGGTGATTATTTCGAGAAATTTAAATCAACATGGAGTAAAGCTTTAGAACAAAGAAATATTAAAATTAATCTCAAAGGAAATAATGATAGTGCAAATGTTATAAGAGCTTTTGAAGTTGATATGGATTCAATTTTTAATAATCTACTTTCAAATTCTATGAATTACCTGAAAGGTGTTAAGGGAAAACAGAAATTGATTGAAATTGAATGGGGAAAAATAGGTGATAACATTGAAATCAAATTTTCAGATAATGGAAAAGGATTAGATGAACAGTATGTAGATAACCCCGAGGAAATATTCAAACTATTAGAATCTTCTAAAAAAGATAAAAAAGGAGATACAATAGGTACAGGTTTGGGACTTTACATAGTGAAATCTATTATAGAAGAATATAATAACTCTTCTATTTCAATCATAGGAATAAAAGAAGGCTTAAAGCATAAAATAAAATTTAAAACAAGATAA
- a CDS encoding HNH endonuclease signature motif containing protein yields the protein MSIFRNHTPKRRNINGNVNTYGDHRTDLKLDFKDRCGYCNDVDNLRFIWFEIDHFIPKKRNKKQFLTIKTETDYSNLVYSCRSCNNAKRNKWPSNDENVPNINNEGFIDPCDDEYNSQFNRLNSGRITPETDLGDWMYNAMKLYKPQHEILWNIEQLHELIKEVRALVAKSPNDDIDLMKRLIKLYNTYDDYIQKLFKH from the coding sequence ATGAGCATTTTTAGAAATCACACTCCAAAACGTCGGAATATAAATGGAAATGTTAATACTTATGGAGACCATCGAACAGATTTAAAACTAGATTTTAAGGATAGATGTGGTTATTGTAATGATGTGGACAATTTGAGATTTATTTGGTTTGAAATTGACCACTTTATACCAAAAAAGAGGAATAAAAAACAATTCTTGACAATAAAAACAGAAACTGATTATAGTAATTTAGTTTACTCTTGTCGTTCCTGTAATAATGCTAAGAGAAATAAGTGGCCATCAAACGACGAAAATGTTCCTAATATAAATAATGAAGGTTTTATTGACCCATGTGATGATGAATATAATAGCCAGTTTAATAGATTAAATTCTGGTAGAATTACACCTGAAACGGATTTAGGAGATTGGATGTATAATGCAATGAAATTGTATAAACCACAACATGAAATTCTTTGGAACATTGAACAACTACATGAGCTTATTAAAGAAGTCCGAGCGTTAGTAGCAAAAAGTCCAAATGATGATATTGATTTAATGAAGAGGTTGATCAAGTTATATAATACTTATGATGATTACATCCAGAAATTATTTAAACATTAA
- a CDS encoding Eco57I restriction-modification methylase domain-containing protein, which yields MDLNTVKNVSLNLFDINKNELDKAEALIPLSNKINKAVNHQDYLKYYLENDDKYSLIIGNPPYIKRSNLKKKQLKTCDKVHEKFKNSSDIITSNGKINNIWIAFVEAAIMSLNQNGILCFVIPSEILQVKYAKELRALIIDEFDRVEVFAFNELIFDGIQQDVVVLVGVKGIENINKHGFSFYQVEELTDLNEPKFTEKHNNIHRTTLDKWTNYILTDDELDFVDEKRNEYNAIKYYCEKAQVGIVSAANDYFILSDKELKENELSRFKSIIKPILPKGALVPNIANFTNLDFNLLKNKNVKVNFLLFPNLPKLELNQKIINYLNRGEEKKEDGTGELHKRYKMTKRDNWHHVPSTWLSEGLFVKRCHKYPKMFVNEANSLATDSFYRIVTKEQYNIRNLVFSFYNSLTFVLAELEGRFYGGGVLELTPNEFKEMSIPYNENVSDEQFNTLDQMLRNDTDIEDILSFTNSILIPHLNTSKLEEIRVKLFNRRIKKATKEKDIDLEIFTLKQIKKEIPNVLVS from the coding sequence TTGGATTTAAATACAGTTAAAAATGTTTCTTTAAACTTATTTGATATAAATAAAAACGAGTTAGATAAAGCTGAAGCTTTAATTCCATTATCTAATAAAATTAATAAAGCTGTTAATCATCAGGATTATTTAAAGTATTATTTAGAAAACGATGATAAATATTCGTTAATTATAGGAAATCCACCTTATATAAAAAGAAGCAATCTTAAAAAGAAACAACTAAAAACTTGTGATAAAGTTCACGAAAAATTTAAAAATTCAAGTGATATAATAACCTCTAATGGGAAAATTAACAATATTTGGATTGCTTTTGTTGAGGCTGCAATAATGAGCTTAAATCAGAATGGTATACTTTGTTTTGTTATTCCATCAGAAATATTACAAGTAAAATATGCAAAAGAATTAAGAGCTTTAATTATTGATGAGTTTGATAGAGTAGAGGTCTTTGCTTTTAATGAATTAATATTTGATGGAATACAGCAAGATGTTGTAGTATTAGTAGGTGTTAAAGGAATTGAAAACATCAATAAACACGGTTTTTCGTTTTATCAAGTTGAAGAATTAACAGATTTAAATGAGCCAAAATTCACAGAAAAACATAATAATATACATAGAACTACTTTAGACAAGTGGACAAATTATATTCTTACAGATGACGAATTAGATTTTGTTGATGAGAAAAGAAATGAATATAATGCGATTAAATATTATTGTGAAAAAGCACAAGTTGGAATTGTTTCAGCCGCAAATGATTATTTTATTCTTTCGGATAAAGAATTAAAAGAAAATGAATTATCGAGATTTAAAAGTATAATAAAACCAATTCTACCAAAAGGTGCTTTGGTTCCGAATATTGCTAATTTCACAAATTTAGATTTCAATTTATTAAAAAATAAAAACGTTAAAGTAAACTTTTTACTTTTTCCAAACCTTCCAAAGCTTGAATTAAACCAAAAAATAATTAATTATTTAAATAGAGGAGAGGAGAAGAAAGAAGATGGTACTGGTGAATTACACAAAAGGTATAAAATGACTAAAAGAGATAATTGGCATCATGTTCCAAGCACCTGGTTATCTGAAGGTTTATTTGTTAAAAGATGCCATAAGTATCCAAAGATGTTTGTTAACGAAGCTAATAGCCTTGCAACAGATTCGTTTTATAGAATAGTAACTAAAGAACAATATAATATTAGAAATTTAGTGTTTTCATTTTACAACTCATTGACATTTGTTTTAGCTGAATTAGAAGGAAGGTTTTATGGTGGAGGAGTATTAGAATTAACACCAAATGAGTTCAAAGAAATGTCAATTCCTTATAATGAGAATGTTTCAGATGAACAGTTTAACACTTTGGATCAAATGCTTCGTAATGATACTGATATTGAAGATATATTATCTTTTACAAACTCTATATTGATTCCTCATTTAAATACTTCAAAACTTGAAGAAATTAGAGTTAAATTATTTAATCGTAGAATAAAGAAAGCAACTAAAGAGAAAGACATTGATCTAGAAATATTTACTTTAAAGCAAATCAAAAAAGAAATTCCAAATGTTCTTGTTAGTTAG